A window of the Streptomyces sp. Ag109_O5-10 genome harbors these coding sequences:
- a CDS encoding GNAT family N-acetyltransferase, whose translation MSDAPGLPEGYEFSADTDRVDVERVHRWLSTDAYWATGRPLDRHERAMAGSLNFGVYDTVTGEQVAYARVVTDQALFAWLCDVYVDPSVRGKGVGTAMVSAVREHLRPSGVRRVLLATHDAHGVYEKLGFAPLEHPDQWMAFYYTSPE comes from the coding sequence ATGAGCGACGCACCCGGCCTCCCTGAGGGCTACGAGTTCTCCGCCGACACCGACCGTGTGGACGTCGAGCGCGTCCACCGCTGGCTGTCCACCGACGCCTACTGGGCGACCGGCCGCCCGCTGGACCGGCACGAGCGTGCGATGGCGGGCTCGCTCAACTTCGGGGTCTACGACACCGTCACCGGGGAGCAGGTGGCGTACGCGCGCGTGGTGACCGACCAGGCGCTGTTCGCGTGGCTCTGCGACGTCTACGTCGACCCCTCGGTGCGCGGCAAGGGCGTCGGCACTGCGATGGTCAGCGCGGTCCGTGAGCACCTGCGGCCCTCCGGCGTGCGGCGCGTGCTGCTGGCGACCCATGACGCCCACGGGGTCTACGAGAAGCTCGGATTCGCCCCGCTCGAACACCCGGACCAGTGGATGGCGTTCTACTACACGTCGCCCGAGTGA
- a CDS encoding histidine phosphatase family protein, whose amino-acid sequence MPLRVTFVAAARSSPLLAERFQDDRPLDQAGWEEVQRVAAELLPLAAAELRYCSPTPRSRATGDALGYAPLVQLALRDCDMGRWRGLTLGEAMAREPDQVDAWLSDPLGAPHGGESLLAFITRVGGWLDTRPVGDGDRIVAVAEPSVIRAALVYTLKAPPATYWNIDVRPLSTTTVTGRGGRWNLRFDPSSAQASRA is encoded by the coding sequence ATGCCACTTCGGGTCACGTTCGTCGCGGCCGCGCGCAGCTCACCGCTGCTCGCGGAGCGCTTCCAGGACGACCGCCCGCTGGACCAGGCGGGCTGGGAAGAGGTGCAGCGCGTCGCCGCTGAGCTCCTGCCGCTCGCGGCGGCCGAGCTGCGCTACTGCTCGCCCACGCCGCGCAGCCGCGCGACCGGCGACGCCCTGGGCTACGCCCCGCTGGTCCAGCTCGCGCTGCGCGACTGCGACATGGGCCGCTGGCGCGGGCTGACGCTGGGCGAGGCGATGGCCAGGGAGCCGGACCAGGTGGACGCCTGGCTGTCCGACCCGCTCGGCGCCCCGCACGGCGGCGAGTCGCTGCTGGCGTTCATCACCCGGGTCGGCGGCTGGCTCGACACCCGCCCGGTGGGCGACGGTGACCGCATCGTCGCCGTCGCCGAGCCCTCGGTGATCCGGGCCGCCCTCGTCTACACCCTCAAGGCGCCGCCCGCGACCTACTGGAACATCGATGTCCGCCCGCTCTCGACGACCACGGTGACGGGCCGGGGCGGCCGCTGGAACCTGCGGTTCGACCCGTCGTCGGCTCAGGCCTCCCGCGCGTAG
- a CDS encoding DUF6314 family protein, with product MGEFWPVADVLAHLAGQWRVERTVRDLASGAEGRFEGATLFSPLDGGGLLHEESGTFTWQGVARPAERTLRFLPGPHPGTADVRFADGRPFHDLDLTSGHHIADHPCAADLYRGEFTVQDADHWRTVWRVAGPAKDLLLTTGYVRKG from the coding sequence GTGGGCGAGTTCTGGCCGGTGGCGGACGTACTGGCCCATCTGGCCGGGCAGTGGCGGGTGGAGCGGACCGTGCGCGATCTGGCGAGCGGGGCCGAGGGCCGCTTCGAGGGAGCCACGCTCTTCAGCCCCTTGGACGGCGGCGGCCTGCTGCACGAGGAGTCGGGCACGTTCACCTGGCAGGGCGTGGCCCGCCCCGCCGAACGCACCCTGCGCTTCCTGCCCGGCCCGCACCCCGGCACAGCGGACGTACGCTTCGCCGACGGCCGCCCTTTCCACGACCTGGACCTGACATCGGGCCACCACATCGCCGACCACCCCTGCGCGGCCGACCTCTACCGCGGCGAGTTCACCGTCCAGGACGCCGACCACTGGCGCACGGTGTGGCGCGTGGCCGGCCCGGCAAAGGACCTGCTTTTGACGACCGGCTACGTGCGCAAGGGCTGA
- a CDS encoding carboxymuconolactone decarboxylase family protein, whose product MSESTTREERFTRGLEVLGQIDGGAGQRVLDTLADISPELSHQVVAWGFGEIYSRPQLVPRDRQLVTLGMLTALGGCEPQLEVHINNALNVGLTPEEIVEALLHSAGYCGFPRALNATLVAKKVFAERGLLPVGRQPAPDATSD is encoded by the coding sequence ATGAGCGAGAGCACCACCCGCGAGGAGCGTTTCACCCGCGGCCTCGAGGTCCTGGGCCAGATCGACGGCGGCGCCGGGCAGCGCGTCCTGGACACCCTGGCGGACATCAGCCCCGAGCTCAGCCATCAGGTGGTCGCCTGGGGATTCGGGGAGATCTACTCCCGCCCGCAGCTGGTGCCCAGGGACCGGCAGTTGGTGACGCTGGGCATGCTGACCGCGCTGGGCGGCTGCGAGCCCCAGCTGGAGGTGCACATCAACAACGCCCTCAACGTGGGGCTCACGCCCGAGGAGATCGTCGAGGCGCTGCTGCACTCCGCCGGGTACTGCGGTTTCCCGAGGGCGCTCAACGCCACCTTGGTCGCCAAGAAGGTGTTCGCCGAGCGCGGGCTGCTGCCGGTCGGCCGGCAGCCCGCGCCGGACGCCACTTCTGACTGA
- a CDS encoding LysR family transcriptional regulator yields MDERQLRVLRELGELGSVTAVAEALRVTPSAISQQLRLLQRSIPVPLTERAGRRLVLTPAGQALADAAIGVETALARARHTVDAYVAEPDGTVSLAAFHSGAAAFFPLLLRRLRGPGSPRLALHDEDVAQADFPPLTRAYDLVLAHRLDHAPPWPRTAAATPLLREPLDIALPAGHPLAARDALTAHDVADQPWITVHDGFPLLATVEAIAAAAGRRVDIVHRVNETAVVAEVVAAGGGIALMPRWTSRPHPDVTLRPLAGIEAHRHIDVLHRPERTARRAVRTVLGELVAAAEVVRGASR; encoded by the coding sequence GTGGACGAACGTCAGCTGCGGGTCCTGCGGGAGCTGGGCGAACTGGGCAGCGTCACGGCGGTCGCCGAGGCGCTGCGGGTCACGCCCTCGGCCATCTCGCAGCAGTTGCGGCTGCTCCAGCGCTCGATCCCGGTCCCGCTCACCGAGCGGGCAGGCCGCCGGCTGGTCCTCACACCGGCCGGGCAGGCCCTGGCGGACGCGGCGATCGGCGTGGAGACCGCGCTGGCCCGGGCCCGCCACACCGTCGACGCTTACGTCGCCGAACCCGACGGCACGGTGTCGCTGGCCGCCTTCCACAGCGGAGCCGCGGCCTTCTTCCCCCTCCTGCTGCGACGGCTGCGCGGGCCGGGATCCCCCCGGCTCGCCCTGCACGACGAGGACGTGGCCCAGGCCGACTTCCCGCCCCTGACCCGCGCCTACGACCTGGTCCTCGCCCACCGTCTGGACCACGCCCCGCCCTGGCCCCGGACCGCCGCGGCCACCCCGCTGCTGCGGGAACCGCTCGACATCGCCCTGCCGGCGGGCCATCCGCTGGCCGCACGGGACGCCCTGACCGCGCACGACGTCGCCGACCAGCCATGGATCACCGTGCACGACGGCTTCCCGCTGCTGGCCACGGTCGAGGCCATCGCGGCGGCGGCCGGGCGCCGGGTCGACATCGTGCACCGGGTCAACGAGACCGCCGTGGTCGCCGAGGTGGTCGCCGCGGGCGGCGGCATCGCCCTGATGCCCCGCTGGACCTCCCGCCCGCACCCGGACGTCACCCTCCGCCCCCTCGCGGGCATCGAGGCCCACCGCCACATCGACGTCCTCCACCGCCCCGAGCGCACGGCCCGCAGGGCGGTGCGCACCGTGCTCGGCGAGCTCGTCGCCGCCGCGGAGGTCGTCCGCGGCGCGTCGAGGTGA
- a CDS encoding DMT family transporter → MPTTRRIDVVLLAVAVVWGSSYLTAKTATDALPVPTVLFVRYAVAAFACAVLLLRFHGTAGRLTRDEKVYGGLLGLTQAAVLVLETYGVAHTSAGNAGLIISLTLVLTPVLDRVGLPGRFFLAAGVCLAGVGLLVSGHGLRAPGVGDLLILAAAVVRAGHVVLVGRVTAGRALRPLQLTAVQCAVGAVLFLLPAASGLPTLARTGAATWAQLLYLALFCGLFAFLAQTWAVQRTSATRAGLLLGTEPVWALLAGLGLGGERLTALSVLGATLIVAGTYWGQTVERAHRAVPPAVAREVAGQGVGQAPEKAS, encoded by the coding sequence ATGCCGACCACCCGCCGCATCGACGTGGTGCTCCTGGCCGTCGCCGTCGTCTGGGGCTCCAGCTATCTGACGGCGAAGACGGCCACGGACGCCCTGCCCGTGCCGACCGTCCTCTTCGTGCGCTACGCCGTCGCCGCGTTCGCGTGCGCGGTCCTGCTGCTCCGGTTCCACGGCACGGCCGGCCGCCTCACGCGGGACGAGAAGGTCTACGGCGGTCTGCTCGGCCTCACCCAGGCCGCCGTCCTCGTCCTGGAGACGTACGGCGTCGCCCACACCAGCGCCGGGAACGCGGGCCTGATCATCAGCCTCACCCTCGTCCTCACCCCGGTCCTGGACCGGGTCGGACTGCCGGGACGGTTCTTCCTCGCGGCCGGGGTGTGCCTGGCGGGTGTCGGACTGCTCGTCTCGGGACACGGGCTGCGTGCCCCCGGAGTCGGTGACCTGCTGATACTCGCCGCGGCCGTGGTACGCGCCGGTCACGTGGTGCTGGTCGGCCGGGTGACCGCGGGCCGAGCCCTGCGCCCGCTGCAGCTGACCGCCGTGCAGTGCGCCGTCGGCGCCGTCCTGTTCCTGTTGCCCGCGGCCTCCGGACTGCCGACCCTCGCCCGGACCGGCGCCGCCACCTGGGCCCAGCTCCTCTACCTGGCCCTCTTCTGCGGTCTGTTCGCCTTCCTCGCCCAGACCTGGGCGGTCCAGCGCACCTCCGCGACCCGGGCCGGGCTCCTGCTGGGCACCGAACCGGTGTGGGCCCTGCTGGCCGGCCTCGGCCTCGGCGGCGAACGCCTCACCGCGCTCTCCGTCCTCGGTGCCACGCTGATCGTCGCCGGAACATACTGGGGGCAAACCGTCGAACGCGCCCATCGTGCCGTTCCCCCGGCGGTCGCCCGTGAGGTGGCCGGACAAGGGGTCGGTCAGGCCCCTGAAAAGGCGAGTTAA
- a CDS encoding YfhO family protein — translation MNRTTLTGREQGVNPARGDEREAGPVRRRSVDPRWAAAQLAAVLTTVAFCAADVVARSYPFGPRTRNVNDLGNQYVPFHAHLWDLLHGRADGGLLVNWQSGYGSSFLPDLGTYVSSPFALLVAVFPRDEIDLAVYTITVLKTAVAGAAMAWLLLSLRRGRWWGAGLLGASYALCGWSLALATFNPMWLDGLIALPLFCLVGEWATAGRRPLLSVLIVALAWIANFYTAYMATLGAALVLLLRLVLAEVPWRRALAVVGRAALTVALGIGLAAPLVVVVYVGTKHSYPGRESQFVPVTTRDLLARLLPTTYNYSSPGLYVGMAALLLALALPFHRAVPVRVRAGWTALVLAVALSLQWAPTSLAWHAFAVPNGSSYRQAFVLCALLVIAGWHALAYGPPNWRALGAAAVLLALVAAVASRSVMTQQHTHHTWPVVLLAVAGALAGLALLAVKNGRPALVGLAAMLLIGAQFGESAATAAVSTRVRLNMMDDYATWGDRQQRQADAVASADDWPAYRTEPGRDQTVANDPMMVGGQGSQYYSSLTSDVLGRTLAALGGGWTSHGRSLQSLDNPVTDAVFSVGARVHNPPDPHQTWLPQGGGPSTVTREDVPPLVTVRANAPHTTPAAFGKSPYRNQELLLGARVYTLPTTTPGGEQQGDEVRGLPVRGKQTLTAHCRAGSEVFLWAPQYAGTARLGTDGPQKLFRSDLEGSKRAAMQPLGTVPASGEVRIELTPNQPGRVPAQGPVGCLDTAHLRTAVQHLKSTGATKVTVSDGTVHAQLPAGSKGTAVVAAPRIAGWRCSAGGAEVAAGEFYGLIAVPLGASATSLTCTFHPPGLRLGAAVGGVSLLTLILLGTVPALRRRTAVRSAGLPSTAH, via the coding sequence ATGAATCGCACGACCCTGACCGGACGGGAACAGGGTGTGAATCCGGCACGGGGCGACGAGCGGGAGGCCGGGCCGGTGAGACGGCGCAGCGTCGATCCGCGCTGGGCGGCCGCCCAGCTCGCGGCGGTGCTCACCACCGTCGCGTTCTGCGCCGCCGACGTGGTGGCCCGCAGCTACCCCTTCGGCCCCCGTACCCGGAACGTCAACGACCTGGGCAACCAGTACGTCCCCTTCCACGCCCACCTCTGGGACCTGCTGCACGGCCGGGCCGACGGCGGCCTCCTCGTCAACTGGCAGTCCGGCTACGGCTCCAGCTTCCTGCCCGACCTCGGTACGTACGTCAGCAGCCCGTTCGCCCTGCTGGTCGCCGTGTTCCCGCGCGACGAGATCGACCTCGCGGTGTACACGATCACCGTGCTGAAGACAGCGGTCGCCGGCGCCGCCATGGCCTGGCTGCTGCTCAGCCTGCGCAGGGGCCGCTGGTGGGGGGCCGGGCTGCTGGGCGCCTCCTACGCGCTGTGCGGCTGGAGCCTCGCCCTCGCCACGTTCAACCCGATGTGGCTCGACGGCCTGATCGCGCTCCCGCTGTTCTGCCTGGTCGGCGAGTGGGCGACGGCCGGCCGGCGGCCGCTGCTCAGCGTGCTGATCGTGGCGCTCGCCTGGATCGCCAACTTCTACACCGCCTACATGGCCACCCTCGGCGCCGCGCTGGTGCTGCTGCTCCGGCTGGTGCTCGCCGAGGTGCCGTGGCGGCGCGCGCTGGCGGTGGTGGGCCGGGCCGCGCTGACCGTGGCGCTCGGCATCGGCCTGGCCGCGCCCCTGGTGGTCGTCGTGTACGTCGGCACCAAGCACTCCTACCCGGGCCGCGAGAGCCAGTTCGTCCCGGTCACCACCCGCGACCTGCTCGCCCGGCTGCTGCCGACCACCTACAACTACAGCTCCCCGGGCCTCTACGTCGGCATGGCCGCGCTGCTGCTCGCCCTGGCCCTGCCGTTCCACCGGGCCGTCCCGGTCCGGGTGCGGGCCGGCTGGACGGCGCTGGTGCTCGCGGTGGCCCTCTCCCTCCAGTGGGCGCCGACCAGCCTGGCCTGGCACGCCTTCGCCGTCCCCAACGGCAGCTCCTACCGCCAGGCCTTCGTGCTCTGCGCCCTCCTCGTCATAGCCGGCTGGCATGCCCTGGCCTACGGGCCGCCGAACTGGCGTGCCCTGGGCGCCGCAGCCGTACTCCTCGCCCTCGTCGCCGCCGTCGCCAGCCGCAGCGTCATGACCCAGCAGCACACCCACCACACCTGGCCGGTGGTGCTGCTCGCCGTCGCGGGCGCCCTGGCCGGACTTGCGCTGCTCGCCGTGAAGAACGGCAGGCCCGCGCTGGTCGGACTGGCCGCGATGCTGCTGATCGGCGCGCAGTTCGGCGAGTCCGCCGCCACCGCCGCCGTGTCCACCCGGGTCCGCCTCAACATGATGGACGACTACGCCACCTGGGGTGACCGCCAGCAGCGGCAGGCGGACGCGGTCGCGTCGGCCGACGACTGGCCCGCGTACCGCACCGAACCCGGTCGTGACCAGACGGTCGCCAACGACCCCATGATGGTCGGCGGCCAGGGCTCCCAGTACTACAGCAGCCTCACCTCCGACGTCCTCGGCCGCACGCTCGCCGCCCTCGGCGGCGGCTGGACCTCGCACGGGCGCAGCCTGCAGAGCCTCGACAACCCGGTCACCGACGCGGTCTTCTCGGTGGGCGCCCGGGTGCACAACCCGCCGGACCCGCACCAGACGTGGCTGCCCCAGGGCGGCGGCCCCTCGACCGTGACCCGCGAGGACGTCCCGCCGCTGGTGACCGTGCGCGCGAACGCCCCGCACACCACGCCGGCCGCCTTCGGCAAGTCGCCGTACCGCAACCAGGAGCTGCTGCTCGGCGCCCGCGTCTACACCCTGCCCACCACCACCCCCGGCGGGGAGCAGCAGGGCGACGAGGTGCGCGGGCTGCCCGTCCGGGGGAAGCAGACCCTCACCGCCCATTGCCGGGCCGGCAGCGAGGTGTTCCTGTGGGCCCCGCAGTACGCCGGTACGGCACGGCTCGGGACCGACGGCCCGCAGAAGCTGTTCCGCTCGGACCTCGAGGGTTCGAAGCGCGCCGCGATGCAGCCGCTCGGCACGGTTCCCGCCTCCGGCGAGGTGCGGATCGAGCTGACCCCCAACCAGCCGGGCCGGGTCCCGGCGCAGGGCCCGGTCGGCTGCCTCGACACCGCGCACCTGCGCACCGCGGTACAGCATCTGAAGTCCACCGGTGCGACCAAGGTGACCGTCTCCGACGGCACCGTGCACGCCCAGCTGCCCGCCGGCAGCAAGGGGACCGCCGTCGTGGCCGCTCCCCGGATCGCCGGCTGGCGCTGCTCGGCCGGCGGCGCCGAGGTGGCGGCGGGCGAGTTCTACGGCCTGATCGCCGTCCCGCTGGGCGCCTCCGCCACCAGCCTCACCTGCACCTTCCACCCGCCCGGCCTGCGCCTGGGGGCAGCCGTCGGTGGCGTCTCGCTGCTGACCCTGATCCTGCTCGGCACCGTCCCGGCCCTCCGCCGCAGAACCGCCGTCCGCTCCGCCGGCCTCCCGTCCACCGCCCACTGA
- a CDS encoding glycosyltransferase family 2 protein translates to MLISIVAPCYNEEDVIVRFHEQVQKVADELLPLGHDMEFVYADDGSRDRTLPLLSKIADGDSRVRYVSFSRNFGKEAALLAGLKHATGDAVIVMDADLQHPPALIKRMVELRGEGYDQVIAKRTRQGDRVSRTLTARLYYRLINRMVDVELVDGVGDFRLMSRRVVDAIVSLTEYNRFSKGLFAWVGFPSTTFEYENAVREHGSSSWSFRSLLNYGLDGLLSFNNRPLRAALHLGLTLLALAGAYTAWIVGGAMINGVQTPGYVTIITAVTALAGVQMIMLGVIGEYTGRIYYEVKGRPHFLVKATNVDRTEDRSRGTTKDLIP, encoded by the coding sequence ATGCTGATATCGATCGTCGCGCCCTGTTACAACGAGGAAGACGTCATAGTGCGCTTCCACGAGCAGGTCCAGAAGGTCGCCGACGAACTGCTGCCGCTCGGCCACGACATGGAGTTCGTGTACGCCGACGACGGCAGCCGCGACCGCACCCTGCCCCTGCTCAGCAAGATCGCCGACGGCGACTCGCGCGTCCGGTACGTCTCCTTCAGCCGCAACTTCGGCAAGGAGGCGGCCCTGCTGGCCGGCCTGAAGCACGCCACCGGCGACGCGGTGATCGTCATGGACGCCGACCTGCAGCACCCGCCGGCGCTGATCAAGCGCATGGTCGAGCTGCGCGGCGAGGGCTACGACCAGGTCATCGCCAAGCGCACCCGGCAGGGCGACCGCGTCTCCCGCACCCTCACCGCCCGCCTCTACTACCGGCTCATCAACCGCATGGTCGACGTCGAACTCGTCGACGGCGTGGGCGACTTCCGGCTGATGTCGCGCCGGGTGGTGGACGCGATCGTGAGCCTCACCGAGTACAACCGGTTCTCCAAGGGCCTGTTCGCCTGGGTCGGCTTCCCCAGCACCACCTTCGAGTACGAGAACGCGGTGCGCGAACACGGCAGCAGCTCCTGGTCGTTCCGCAGCCTGCTCAACTACGGCCTCGACGGGCTGCTCTCCTTCAACAACCGCCCGCTGCGCGCCGCGCTCCACCTCGGCCTGACCCTGCTGGCCCTGGCCGGCGCGTACACGGCGTGGATCGTCGGCGGCGCGATGATCAACGGTGTCCAGACACCCGGCTATGTCACCATCATTACAGCCGTCACCGCCCTGGCCGGCGTACAGATGATCATGCTCGGGGTCATCGGCGAGTACACCGGCCGGATCTACTACGAGGTCAAGGGGCGCCCGCACTTCCTGGTGAAGGCGACGAACGTGGACCGAACGGAAGACCGCAGCCGCGGCACGACGAAGGACCTCATCCCCTGA
- a CDS encoding GtrA family protein: protein MPNATLSTATGPTRPISGQIITFAVVGVVNTATYYGLYLLFLGYLPYLAAHVLAFFLSMIGSFFLNAKFTYRTRPTWRKFLLFPLTNATNFVITTVGVYVIVDVLHAGSRFAPLMASAAAIPVTFVVSRWVMLPKVEAA, encoded by the coding sequence ATGCCGAACGCCACCCTGTCGACCGCCACCGGACCCACTCGCCCGATATCCGGGCAGATCATCACCTTCGCGGTGGTCGGCGTCGTCAACACCGCGACGTACTACGGCCTTTACCTGCTTTTCCTGGGGTACCTGCCGTATCTGGCGGCGCATGTTCTCGCGTTCTTCCTGAGCATGATCGGCTCATTTTTTCTCAATGCGAAGTTCACTTACCGGACGCGTCCCACCTGGCGGAAATTCCTGCTGTTCCCGCTGACCAACGCCACGAATTTCGTGATCACCACCGTGGGGGTGTACGTGATCGTCGACGTGCTGCACGCGGGAAGCAGGTTCGCTCCGCTGATGGCGTCGGCGGCGGCGATTCCGGTGACGTTCGTGGTGTCGCGGTGGGTCATGCTGCCGAAGGTGGAGGCGGCGTAG
- the argC gene encoding N-acetyl-gamma-glutamyl-phosphate reductase, producing MAVRAAVAGASGYAGGEVLRLLLAHPEVEIGTLTGNSNAGRRLGALQPHLLPLADRVLAETTAEALAGHDVVFLALPHGQSAAVAEQLGPDVLVVDMGADFRLADPADWERFYGSPHAGTWPYGLPELPGARAALEGSKRIAVPGCYPTAVSLALYPAYAARIAEPEALIVAASGTSGAGKAPKPHLLGSEVMGSMSPYGVGGGHRHTPEMIQNLSAAAGERVAVSFTPTLAPMPRGILATCSAKAAAGVTAESVRAVYEKAYADEPFVHLLPEGRWPATASVHGSNAVQVQVTYDESVGRIIAISAIDNLTKGTAGGAVQSMNLALGLAETTGLTTIGVAP from the coding sequence ATGGCGGTACGTGCGGCGGTGGCCGGAGCGAGCGGGTACGCGGGCGGAGAGGTCCTGCGGCTGCTCCTTGCGCACCCCGAGGTCGAGATCGGCACCCTGACCGGCAACTCCAACGCGGGCCGGCGCCTCGGCGCGCTCCAGCCGCATCTGCTGCCGCTGGCCGACCGGGTGCTGGCGGAGACGACCGCCGAGGCCCTCGCCGGGCACGACGTGGTCTTCCTCGCGCTCCCGCACGGGCAGTCCGCCGCCGTCGCCGAGCAGCTCGGTCCTGACGTCCTCGTCGTGGACATGGGCGCCGACTTCCGGCTGGCCGACCCGGCCGACTGGGAGCGTTTCTACGGCTCCCCGCACGCCGGCACCTGGCCCTACGGCCTCCCCGAACTTCCGGGTGCCCGCGCCGCGCTGGAGGGGTCCAAGCGCATCGCGGTGCCCGGTTGCTACCCCACCGCCGTCTCCCTCGCCCTCTACCCGGCCTACGCGGCCCGGATCGCCGAGCCCGAGGCGCTGATCGTCGCCGCGTCCGGCACCTCCGGCGCGGGCAAGGCGCCCAAGCCGCATCTGCTCGGCAGCGAGGTCATGGGCTCCATGTCGCCGTACGGCGTCGGCGGCGGCCACCGGCACACCCCCGAGATGATCCAGAACCTGAGCGCGGCGGCGGGGGAGCGGGTCGCCGTCTCCTTCACGCCGACGCTCGCCCCGATGCCCCGGGGCATCCTCGCCACCTGCAGCGCCAAGGCCGCGGCCGGGGTGACGGCGGAGTCCGTGCGCGCGGTCTACGAGAAGGCCTACGCCGACGAACCCTTCGTCCACCTGCTCCCCGAGGGACGGTGGCCCGCCACGGCGTCCGTCCACGGTTCCAACGCCGTTCAGGTGCAGGTCACGTACGACGAGTCGGTGGGCCGCATCATCGCGATCAGCGCCATCGACAACCTGACCAAGGGCACCGCCGGCGGTGCCGTCCAGAGCATGAACCTCGCCCTGGGGCTCGCCGAGACCACCGGGCTGACCACGATCGGAGTTGCGCCGTGA
- the argJ gene encoding bifunctional glutamate N-acetyltransferase/amino-acid acetyltransferase ArgJ, which produces MSVTAAKGFTAAGVAAGIKENGNPDLALVVNTGPRRAAAGVFTSNRVKAAPVLWSEQVLKSGQVSAVVLNSGGANACTGPKGFQDTHATAEKVAEVLGRGAIEVAVCSTGLIGVLLPMDKLLPGVETAAAALSEHGGEKAAIAIKTTDTVHKTSVVTKDGWTVGGMAKGAGMLAPGLATMLVVLTTDAVVESEVLDKALRTATRTTFDRVDSDGCMSTNDTVLLLASGAAGVTPGYEEFAEAVRAVCDDLGQQLIRDAEGASKDIRVEVVNAASEDDAVEVGRSIARNNLLKCAIHGEDPNWGRVLSAIGTTKAAFEPDRLNVAINGVWVCKNGGVGEDREKVDMRYREVHIVADLAAGSETATIWTNDLTADYVHENSAYSS; this is translated from the coding sequence GTGAGCGTGACGGCAGCGAAGGGATTCACGGCCGCGGGCGTCGCCGCCGGGATCAAGGAGAACGGCAACCCGGACCTGGCCCTCGTGGTCAACACCGGGCCCCGCCGTGCCGCCGCGGGCGTCTTCACCTCCAACCGCGTGAAGGCCGCGCCGGTGCTGTGGTCCGAGCAGGTCCTCAAGAGCGGCCAGGTCTCGGCCGTCGTCCTCAACTCCGGCGGCGCCAACGCCTGCACCGGCCCCAAGGGCTTCCAGGACACCCACGCGACCGCCGAGAAGGTGGCCGAGGTGCTCGGGCGCGGCGCCATCGAGGTCGCGGTCTGCTCGACCGGCCTGATCGGCGTGCTCCTGCCCATGGACAAGCTGCTGCCGGGGGTCGAGACCGCGGCGGCCGCCCTCAGCGAGCACGGCGGCGAGAAGGCCGCCATCGCCATCAAGACCACCGACACCGTGCACAAGACGTCGGTCGTGACGAAGGACGGCTGGACCGTCGGCGGGATGGCCAAGGGTGCCGGCATGCTCGCCCCCGGCCTCGCCACCATGCTGGTCGTCCTCACCACGGACGCGGTCGTCGAGAGCGAGGTGCTCGACAAGGCGCTGCGGACCGCGACCCGGACGACCTTCGACCGCGTCGACTCCGACGGCTGCATGTCCACCAACGACACCGTGCTGCTGCTCGCCTCTGGCGCCGCCGGCGTCACCCCGGGGTACGAGGAGTTCGCCGAGGCCGTCCGCGCCGTCTGCGACGACCTGGGCCAGCAGCTGATCCGGGACGCCGAGGGCGCCAGCAAGGACATCAGGGTGGAGGTGGTCAACGCCGCCTCCGAGGACGACGCCGTCGAGGTGGGCCGCTCCATCGCCCGCAACAACCTCCTCAAGTGCGCCATCCACGGCGAGGACCCCAACTGGGGCCGCGTCCTCTCCGCGATCGGCACCACCAAGGCCGCCTTCGAACCGGACCGGCTCAACGTCGCCATCAACGGCGTCTGGGTCTGCAAGAACGGCGGCGTCGGCGAGGACCGCGAGAAGGTCGACATGCGCTACCGCGAGGTGCACATCGTCGCCGACCTCGCCGCGGGCTCCGAGACCGCCACCATCTGGACCAACGACCTGACCGCCGACTACGTCCACGAGAACAGCGCGTACTCGTCATGA